The following proteins come from a genomic window of Micromonospora echinofusca:
- a CDS encoding amidohydrolase family protein, with protein sequence MTVDRGLDVVDFHLHFRIGADETIRACEHAADMHPGGEHERAVRVAGSAPYARQWRQAWGFPDPEPPAERWQDEADRWAEELRAVNVRRAVFVTGGGNDTVADVVERHPDLLLGFAHHDPYGADAAAELERAVVERGLRGLKLFAPLLRGPLDDEALDPLWGAAQRLGVPVLIHIGHYGSAGGLSHGRYGGPDELARMARRFPELAVVVPHFGVQHVQDLLFAAWGCPNIHVDTSGSNQWVRWMPYKLTLEELFRRCYETIGPHRIVFGSDSSWFPRGYVTRYLDDQLRICRELGLPDDHLRAIFAGNAERLLGLDD encoded by the coding sequence GTGACCGTCGACCGGGGACTGGACGTCGTCGACTTCCACCTGCACTTCCGCATCGGCGCCGACGAGACGATCCGGGCCTGCGAGCACGCCGCCGACATGCACCCCGGCGGCGAGCACGAGCGGGCCGTACGCGTCGCCGGCTCCGCGCCGTACGCGCGGCAGTGGCGGCAGGCGTGGGGCTTCCCCGACCCGGAGCCGCCCGCCGAGCGCTGGCAGGACGAGGCGGACCGCTGGGCCGAGGAGCTGCGCGCGGTGAACGTGCGCCGGGCGGTCTTCGTCACCGGCGGCGGCAACGACACCGTCGCCGACGTGGTCGAGCGCCACCCCGACCTGCTGCTCGGCTTCGCGCACCACGACCCGTACGGCGCGGACGCCGCCGCCGAGCTGGAGCGCGCGGTCGTCGAGCGGGGCCTGCGCGGGCTGAAGCTGTTCGCCCCGCTGCTGCGCGGCCCGCTCGACGACGAGGCCCTCGACCCGCTCTGGGGCGCCGCCCAGCGCCTCGGCGTGCCGGTGTTGATCCACATCGGTCACTACGGCAGCGCCGGCGGCCTGTCCCACGGCCGCTACGGCGGCCCGGACGAGCTGGCCCGGATGGCCCGCCGATTCCCCGAGCTGGCCGTGGTGGTGCCGCACTTCGGCGTCCAGCACGTGCAGGACCTGCTCTTCGCCGCCTGGGGTTGCCCGAACATCCACGTCGACACCTCGGGGTCGAACCAGTGGGTGCGCTGGATGCCGTACAAGCTGACGCTGGAGGAGCTGTTCCGGCGCTGCTACGAGACCATCGGCCCGCACCGGATCGTGTTCGGCAGCGACTCCTCGTGGTTCCCGCGCGGTTACGTCACCCGCTACCTCGACGACCAGCTGCGGATCTGCCGCGAGCTGGGGCTGCCCGACGACCACCTACGCGCGATCTTCGCCGGGAACGCCGAGCGCCTGCTCGGCCTGGACGACTGA
- a CDS encoding ROK family protein translates to MTDVVTPPTSPVSRERSKEIKRLSVISTARQVRLLSRAELTELTGLSPATLTPLVRELIAEGYLIERGPGTSRTGRPRAMLEFNPRAELVAAVSLEPSRISCEIADSDGTVIAHRAVRLAGDIVDTICRSVPELAGDGLPALRGVAIAAPGVSTGGAVRLAPSVGLVEGRPVGESVQRHLGVPVVVDNDVNLMAAGEHAVGAGSDVADLLLLHVADGIGAGLVLDGQVRRGAGGAAGEVGFLPLDPTDRGHDGIGPFEARWSENAIAERMVALAPGRRPDSPVADLVALAATDERAAAYLDDVLAAWSRLIVSCVCVVDPGRVLLSGAAAHLDDAAVDRLQALVAAAAPSATEVRRAVLGDRAVLHGAVSYALSAAAAGMPTLLPAP, encoded by the coding sequence GTGACAGACGTGGTGACGCCACCAACGAGCCCGGTGAGCCGGGAGCGGTCGAAGGAGATCAAGCGGTTGTCCGTGATCTCCACCGCCCGCCAGGTGCGGCTGCTCTCGCGCGCCGAGCTGACGGAGCTCACCGGGCTGAGCCCCGCGACGCTCACCCCGCTCGTGCGGGAGCTGATCGCCGAGGGCTACCTCATCGAGCGCGGCCCCGGGACGTCCCGCACCGGGCGGCCCCGGGCGATGCTGGAGTTCAACCCCCGGGCCGAGCTGGTCGCCGCCGTCTCCCTGGAACCGTCCCGGATCAGCTGCGAGATCGCCGACAGCGACGGCACGGTGATCGCCCACCGCGCCGTCCGGCTCGCCGGCGACATCGTCGACACCATCTGCCGCTCGGTGCCCGAACTCGCCGGCGACGGCCTGCCGGCGCTGCGCGGGGTGGCCATCGCCGCGCCCGGCGTCTCCACCGGCGGCGCGGTGCGCCTGGCCCCCTCGGTCGGCCTCGTCGAGGGGCGGCCGGTGGGGGAGTCGGTGCAGCGGCACCTCGGGGTGCCGGTGGTGGTGGACAACGACGTGAACCTGATGGCGGCCGGCGAGCACGCCGTCGGCGCCGGCAGCGACGTCGCCGACCTGCTGCTGCTGCACGTGGCCGACGGCATCGGCGCCGGTCTGGTGCTCGACGGGCAGGTCCGCCGGGGTGCCGGCGGGGCCGCCGGCGAGGTCGGCTTCCTGCCGCTGGACCCGACCGACCGTGGCCACGACGGGATCGGTCCGTTCGAGGCCCGCTGGTCGGAGAACGCCATCGCCGAGCGGATGGTGGCGCTGGCCCCCGGGCGGCGGCCGGACTCGCCCGTGGCCGACCTGGTGGCGCTGGCCGCCACCGACGAACGGGCCGCCGCCTACCTCGACGACGTGCTCGCGGCCTGGTCGCGGCTGATCGTCTCCTGCGTCTGTGTCGTCGATCCCGGGCGGGTGCTGCTCAGCGGCGCCGCCGCCCACCTCGACGACGCCGCCGTGGACCGGCTCCAGGCGCTGGTCGCGGCCGCCGCGCCCAGCGCCACCGAGGTACGCCGGGCGGTGCTCGGCGACCGGGCGGTGCTGCACGGGGCGGTCAGCTACGCCCTCTCCGCGGCCGCCGCCGGGATGCCGACCCTGCTGCCGGCCCCTTGA
- a CDS encoding creatininase family protein, which translates to MSAAWPTGGGLVPAARIPGGELAAVAEAADFAVLPVGAVEWHGPHLPLGTDLILAEGFAAESALGGDDAAPSGGGTTTPAGGAAGPRGVLFPAVPYAACPGQTRPWPGTVAIRPEIAVGYLADVIEGIVAAGFPRLLIVNGHDANMSTVRAAMEWVSGRRAASLLLVNWFQLVTPAETTELYGPLPARGHGGAYETSGVLGFDPDAVRLDAVADLPPKPKLPVTHPYVLVESRPDPWQGWSGHISLAGEEAGRRVRQLAGARLREVVAAWVAAPPPAPPTDAPLPTDASTGPTPTEATAGGPEPEEAP; encoded by the coding sequence GTGAGCGCGGCCTGGCCGACGGGCGGCGGGCTGGTCCCCGCCGCCCGGATCCCCGGCGGGGAGCTGGCGGCGGTCGCCGAGGCGGCGGACTTCGCGGTGCTCCCGGTCGGCGCGGTCGAGTGGCACGGCCCGCACCTGCCGCTCGGCACCGACCTGATCCTCGCCGAGGGCTTCGCCGCCGAGAGCGCGCTCGGCGGCGACGACGCGGCGCCGTCCGGCGGGGGCACCACCACCCCGGCCGGCGGGGCGGCGGGCCCGCGCGGGGTGCTCTTCCCCGCCGTGCCGTACGCCGCCTGCCCCGGCCAGACCCGGCCGTGGCCGGGCACCGTGGCGATCCGACCCGAGATCGCGGTCGGCTACCTCGCCGACGTGATCGAGGGGATCGTCGCCGCCGGGTTCCCCCGGCTGCTGATCGTCAACGGACACGACGCGAACATGTCGACGGTCCGGGCCGCCATGGAGTGGGTCTCCGGGCGGCGCGCGGCGAGCCTGCTGCTGGTCAACTGGTTCCAGCTGGTCACCCCGGCCGAGACAACCGAGCTGTACGGTCCGTTGCCCGCGCGCGGGCACGGCGGGGCGTACGAGACCTCCGGGGTGCTCGGCTTCGACCCCGACGCGGTGCGTCTCGACGCGGTCGCCGACCTGCCGCCGAAGCCGAAGCTGCCGGTGACCCACCCGTACGTGCTGGTGGAGTCCCGGCCCGACCCGTGGCAGGGCTGGTCCGGGCACATCTCGCTGGCCGGCGAGGAGGCCGGCCGCCGGGTCCGGCAGCTGGCCGGGGCCCGGCTGCGCGAGGTCGTCGCCGCCTGGGTGGCCGCTCCGCCGCCCGCCCCGCCCACCGACGCCCCACTGCCCACCGACGCGTCGACCGGCCCCACGCCCACCGAGGCGACCGCCGGTGGACCCGAGCCCGAGGAGGCGCCGTGA
- a CDS encoding ROK family protein has protein sequence MSVRLAGRAAQPAPPAGDAGVLLGIDFGGTKMAVGVADAQGRLLARERVPTYAERGAPQALHRALELAAKLVGAVGAPVTAAGIASPGVVRSDGIDLAPNVPGWDGLRLADAVRDRLAVPVVAVDNDLNAAALAELRLGALRDADPGLVVGLGTGVAAAVTVRGSVLAGHHGAAGEIGYAVAGGPWPGTMLELGFSGRALDRLAESLGVAGGARGLAAAAERPGAARDGLTARAEELARHLVTCCLLLDPQRVVLVGGVAGNTLIRTLLGERMAAVLPYPPEVVLSRFADDAALLGAVILAREAVPTPR, from the coding sequence GTGAGCGTGCGACTGGCCGGCCGGGCCGCCCAGCCCGCGCCGCCGGCCGGCGATGCGGGAGTGCTGCTGGGCATCGACTTCGGCGGCACCAAGATGGCGGTCGGGGTGGCCGACGCGCAGGGCCGGTTGCTGGCCCGCGAGCGGGTCCCGACGTACGCCGAGCGGGGTGCCCCGCAGGCCCTGCACCGCGCCCTGGAGTTGGCCGCGAAGCTGGTGGGGGCGGTCGGCGCCCCGGTCACGGCGGCCGGGATCGCCTCGCCCGGCGTGGTCCGCTCCGACGGCATCGACCTGGCCCCGAACGTGCCCGGCTGGGACGGGCTGCGCCTCGCCGACGCGGTGCGCGACCGGCTGGCGGTGCCGGTGGTGGCGGTCGACAACGACCTCAACGCCGCCGCCCTGGCCGAGCTGCGGCTCGGCGCGCTCCGCGACGCCGATCCCGGCCTGGTGGTGGGCCTGGGCACCGGGGTGGCGGCGGCGGTCACGGTGCGCGGGTCGGTGCTGGCCGGTCACCACGGGGCGGCCGGCGAGATCGGGTACGCCGTGGCCGGCGGTCCGTGGCCGGGCACGATGCTGGAGCTGGGCTTCTCCGGGCGGGCGCTGGACCGGCTCGCCGAGTCGCTCGGCGTGGCCGGCGGCGCGCGGGGCCTGGCCGCCGCCGCCGAGCGGCCCGGCGCGGCCCGGGACGGGCTGACGGCCCGGGCGGAGGAGCTGGCCCGGCACCTGGTCACCTGCTGCCTGCTGCTGGACCCGCAGCGGGTGGTGCTGGTCGGCGGGGTGGCCGGCAACACGCTGATCCGAACCCTACTGGGGGAGCGGATGGCGGCGGTCCTGCCGTACCCGCCGGAGGTGGTGCTGTCCCGGTTCGCCGACGACGCCGCGTTGCTCGGCGCGGTCATCCTCGCCCGCGAGGCGGTGCCGACGCCCCGCTGA
- a CDS encoding extracellular solute-binding protein — MRRRLLLAGALATVLAAGTACGGGGGDDAAGGASAEKLTIYTARDKKVSTYVVDQFTAKYPEYKGKVEILNLGAQEILERVRAEKANPQADVWWGGTQQGLSAGAGEDLLTSWQPAFAEKMDPKYKDAEGRWFGEILLPEVIMYNNKALTPEQAPKDWDDLLKPEWKDKIIIRDVAASGTMRSIYASMIMRQSPDGSNPQPGYDWLKKLDANTGAYAANPTDLYLKLSRQQGVVSAWNLQDVLLQANQSNMPFGYVMPASGAPVLVDGIAAVKGGNTTGAQKFMEFLFDDKLRGDLAKDYYQIPAVDIAEKPEWLAQLGLKPLDVNWDVIGKNETEWINHWNSQIKNKG; from the coding sequence ATGAGACGTCGACTTCTCCTCGCCGGTGCGCTCGCCACCGTGCTCGCCGCCGGCACCGCCTGCGGTGGCGGCGGTGGTGACGACGCGGCCGGCGGCGCGAGCGCCGAGAAGCTGACCATCTACACGGCCCGCGACAAGAAGGTCTCCACCTACGTCGTTGACCAGTTCACCGCCAAGTACCCGGAGTACAAGGGCAAGGTGGAGATCCTCAACCTGGGCGCGCAGGAGATCCTGGAGCGGGTCCGCGCCGAGAAGGCCAACCCGCAGGCCGACGTCTGGTGGGGCGGCACCCAGCAGGGGCTCTCCGCCGGCGCCGGCGAGGACCTGCTGACGTCCTGGCAGCCGGCGTTCGCCGAGAAGATGGACCCGAAGTACAAGGACGCCGAGGGCCGCTGGTTCGGAGAGATCCTGCTGCCCGAGGTCATCATGTACAACAACAAGGCGCTCACCCCGGAGCAGGCCCCGAAGGACTGGGACGACCTGCTGAAGCCGGAGTGGAAGGACAAGATCATCATCCGGGACGTGGCCGCGTCCGGCACGATGCGGTCGATCTACGCGTCGATGATCATGCGGCAGTCCCCGGACGGCAGCAACCCGCAGCCCGGCTACGACTGGCTCAAGAAGCTCGACGCCAACACCGGCGCCTACGCGGCCAACCCGACCGACCTCTACCTGAAGCTCTCCCGCCAGCAGGGCGTGGTCAGTGCCTGGAACCTCCAGGACGTCCTGCTCCAGGCCAACCAGTCGAACATGCCGTTCGGCTACGTGATGCCCGCCTCCGGCGCCCCGGTGCTGGTCGACGGCATCGCCGCGGTCAAGGGCGGCAACACCACCGGCGCCCAGAAGTTCATGGAGTTCCTCTTCGACGACAAGCTGCGCGGCGACCTGGCCAAGGACTACTACCAGATCCCGGCCGTGGACATCGCCGAGAAGCCGGAGTGGCTGGCCCAGCTCGGCCTCAAGCCGCTGGACGTCAACTGGGACGTGATCGGCAAGAACGAGACCGAGTGGATCAACCACTGGAACAGCCAGATCAAGAACAAGGGCTGA
- a CDS encoding ABC transporter ATP-binding protein: MIDVTLESVSKRFARGGDTAAVDDVDITIAAGEFFTLLGPSGCGKTTTLRMVAGFYFPTSGRIRFGTEDVTRRPPNKRDTGMVFQNYALFPHMSVAQNVAYGLKIRKVGRVEARRRVEEALGQVHLAGYGDRRIDELSGGQQQRVALARALVIRPRTLLLDEPLSNLDAKLREETRVEIRRIQREAGTTSIYVTHDQAEAMAMSDRIAVMQSGRVQQIGAPQEIYHRPATSFVARFIGRSNVLTLPVVAAAAQTVTVGLPAGGEVTAPAPTGHGLRQGDTALVSVRPEHIGLTSATEVGALPGRVTEVEFTGMATNLVVDVAGEPVQVAAIDVPAGIAAGDQVGLRLNRERMWVVRP; this comes from the coding sequence ATGATCGATGTCACGCTGGAGTCGGTGAGCAAGCGCTTCGCGCGCGGCGGCGACACCGCGGCCGTGGACGACGTCGACATCACGATCGCCGCCGGGGAGTTCTTCACGCTGCTCGGTCCGAGCGGCTGCGGCAAGACCACCACCCTGCGGATGGTGGCGGGGTTCTACTTCCCCACCTCCGGGCGGATCCGGTTCGGCACCGAGGACGTCACGCGCCGGCCGCCGAACAAGCGCGACACCGGCATGGTGTTCCAGAACTACGCGCTCTTCCCGCACATGAGCGTCGCGCAGAACGTCGCGTACGGCCTGAAGATCCGCAAGGTCGGGCGGGTCGAGGCGCGGCGGCGGGTCGAGGAGGCGCTCGGCCAGGTGCACCTCGCCGGCTACGGCGACCGGCGCATCGACGAGCTCTCCGGCGGCCAGCAGCAGCGCGTCGCCCTGGCCCGGGCGCTGGTGATCCGGCCGCGCACCCTGCTGCTCGACGAGCCGCTGTCGAACCTCGACGCCAAGCTGCGCGAGGAGACCCGGGTCGAGATCCGTCGCATCCAGCGCGAGGCCGGCACCACCTCCATCTACGTCACCCACGACCAGGCCGAGGCGATGGCCATGTCGGACCGGATCGCGGTCATGCAGTCCGGCCGGGTGCAGCAGATCGGCGCCCCGCAGGAGATCTACCACCGCCCGGCGACCAGCTTCGTGGCCCGCTTCATCGGCCGCAGCAACGTGCTCACCCTGCCGGTGGTCGCCGCCGCCGCGCAGACCGTCACCGTGGGGCTGCCCGCCGGCGGCGAGGTCACCGCGCCCGCCCCGACGGGCCATGGCCTGCGCCAGGGCGACACCGCGCTGGTGTCGGTCCGGCCCGAGCACATCGGGCTGACCTCGGCCACCGAGGTGGGCGCGCTGCCCGGCCGGGTCACCGAGGTGGAGTTCACCGGCATGGCGACCAACCTCGTGGTCGACGTGGCCGGCGAGCCCGTGCAGGTCGCCGCGATCGACGTGCCGGCCGGGATCGCCGCCGGCGACCAGGTCGGGCTGCGGCTCAACCGGGAGCGGATGTGGGTGGTGCGCCCGTGA
- a CDS encoding ABC transporter permease, with amino-acid sequence MSTIPATPSPATVAPITGEPTPPRGPRRRLADRFAGGTGSRWFPYVLVFPLALILFGYVVQPMFATFAESVGVDGVENYGSFVTGGGVARSSLVTSLIISAASVLLCGVVGVAMAFLLKRFSFPGRKLIEAIILVPAALPPLIGAISFQLLYSETGILPRGLQQLFGAENPVLPFSGIAGVLVVHTFTMYPYFYLSASAALSGMDPSVEEAAYNLGAGRVRVWRTVLLPMLTPALVSASLLVFMTSLASYTAPLLFGVDQTMTMQIYINRTNGDLPMASTYASVLGVVSVLFLLGMRWYEGRRSYRSQSKGVAAHRREITNPLGKWLALAASILATAVLLAPVATIALVAFSQDGSWTTEVIPAAYTTQNFVTIFSDPAAFQPILNSLQMSLIATVACVVVGVLIAYAVRRLDFRGRGLLDVAVMLAWALPGTVVAINLISAFSTGNAFSFGQVLIGTFWIMPLAYFVRFLPLVFRSSSATLAQIDPSLEEAARNLGASWWRAFGTVTLRLMLPGVVAGALLAFVHGVGEFVASVLIYTSETAPISVEINNRMYSFEVGTAAAYGMLQVVLIFVVMVVSGRLDGGRRSSREAARWTA; translated from the coding sequence GTGAGCACCATCCCCGCCACGCCCAGCCCGGCCACCGTCGCCCCGATCACCGGCGAGCCGACGCCGCCGCGCGGCCCACGCCGCCGGCTCGCCGACCGCTTCGCCGGCGGCACCGGCTCGCGCTGGTTCCCGTACGTCCTGGTCTTCCCGCTCGCCCTGATCCTCTTCGGGTACGTGGTGCAGCCGATGTTCGCCACCTTCGCCGAGAGCGTCGGCGTGGACGGGGTGGAGAACTACGGCAGCTTCGTCACCGGCGGCGGGGTCGCCCGGTCCTCCCTGGTCACCTCGCTGATCATCTCCGCGGCCAGCGTGCTGCTCTGCGGCGTCGTCGGCGTGGCGATGGCCTTCCTGCTCAAGCGCTTCTCGTTCCCCGGCCGCAAGCTGATCGAGGCGATCATCCTGGTGCCGGCGGCGCTGCCGCCGCTGATCGGGGCGATCTCGTTCCAGCTGCTCTACAGCGAGACCGGCATTCTGCCGCGCGGCCTCCAGCAACTCTTCGGCGCCGAGAACCCGGTGCTGCCGTTCAGCGGCATCGCCGGGGTGCTGGTCGTGCACACCTTCACCATGTACCCGTACTTCTACCTCTCCGCCTCGGCCGCGCTGTCGGGCATGGACCCGTCGGTGGAGGAGGCGGCGTACAACCTCGGCGCCGGCCGGGTGCGGGTGTGGCGCACGGTGCTGCTGCCGATGCTCACCCCTGCGCTGGTCTCCGCCTCGCTGCTGGTGTTCATGACCTCGCTGGCGTCGTACACCGCCCCGCTGCTGTTCGGCGTGGACCAGACGATGACCATGCAGATCTACATCAACCGCACCAACGGCGACCTGCCGATGGCCTCCACGTACGCCTCGGTGCTCGGCGTGGTCTCGGTGCTGTTCCTGCTCGGCATGCGCTGGTACGAGGGGCGGCGCAGCTACCGCTCCCAGTCCAAGGGCGTCGCCGCCCACCGCCGCGAGATCACCAACCCGCTGGGCAAGTGGCTCGCCCTGGCCGCCTCGATCCTGGCCACCGCGGTCCTGCTCGCGCCGGTGGCGACCATCGCCCTGGTCGCCTTCTCCCAGGACGGCTCCTGGACCACCGAGGTCATTCCGGCGGCGTACACCACGCAGAACTTCGTCACGATCTTCTCCGATCCGGCGGCGTTCCAGCCGATCCTCAACTCGTTGCAGATGAGCCTCATCGCCACCGTCGCCTGCGTCGTCGTCGGCGTGCTCATCGCGTACGCGGTGCGCCGGCTGGACTTCCGCGGCCGGGGCCTGCTGGACGTGGCGGTCATGCTGGCCTGGGCGCTGCCCGGCACGGTGGTGGCGATCAACCTGATCTCGGCGTTCAGCACGGGCAACGCGTTCAGCTTCGGGCAGGTGCTGATCGGCACCTTCTGGATCATGCCGCTGGCGTACTTCGTGCGGTTCCTGCCGCTGGTCTTCCGCTCCAGCTCGGCCACCCTGGCGCAGATCGACCCGTCGCTGGAGGAGGCCGCGCGCAACCTGGGTGCGTCCTGGTGGCGGGCGTTCGGCACCGTCACGCTGCGGCTGATGCTGCCCGGTGTGGTGGCCGGCGCGCTGCTCGCCTTCGTGCACGGCGTCGGCGAGTTCGTCGCCTCCGTGCTGATCTACACCTCCGAGACGGCGCCGATCTCCGTGGAGATCAACAACCGGATGTACTCGTTCGAGGTCGGCACCGCCGCCGCGTACGGCATGCTCCAGGTTGTCCTGATCTTCGTGGTGATGGTGGTCTCCGGCCGGCTGGACGGCGGCCGGCGCTCCAGTCGGGAGGCGGCCCGGTGGACGGCGTGA
- a CDS encoding argininosuccinate lyase, with product MSTPALTTYQRHHLRPTYDHHVGYLFPAMVRASQAHVVMLVEQGLVPAERGARLLRGLAELRADTAGAPEFDGTFEDTYYLMEKRLAQACGIPTSELDVQMARSRNDLDAGVFRMLLRDQLLGVLDRVLAAGATALDSAHRYADVVITGYTHRRPAQPTTIGHALAGYAEALAGEAVAYAELIDQLNTSPLGSCAFAGTDLDIAPARVAELLGFDGLVTNSYEAVAGADHLVRVGTLNAQALATGARLARTLMDWLSWRWVSTPGDFTQGSSIMPQKRNPVVLEHLVSMAGATAADAASVLNNVGAAWWEDSNNATTDVQVRLWESNDRTDRFFALLGGFLAEIEPLEPPSAEEIVASGATTTAAADALTRHGVPFRAAHSVVGRLVRGGAPATWTAQGVRAAADGIADGLTDAAVADLIAAAVRPELVLDRAQVDGPGADAVRAQVAVLRGTFDTVAARLGGVRARLAAADEALDAVAAQGAAR from the coding sequence ATGAGCACACCCGCGCTGACCACCTACCAGCGGCACCACCTGCGGCCGACCTACGACCACCACGTCGGGTACCTCTTCCCGGCGATGGTGCGCGCCAGCCAGGCCCACGTGGTGATGCTGGTCGAGCAGGGGCTGGTGCCCGCCGAGCGGGGCGCCCGGCTGCTGCGCGGGCTGGCCGAACTGCGCGCCGACACCGCCGGTGCGCCGGAGTTCGACGGCACCTTCGAGGACACCTACTACCTGATGGAGAAGCGGCTGGCGCAGGCGTGCGGCATCCCCACCTCCGAGCTCGACGTGCAGATGGCCCGCAGCCGTAACGACCTCGACGCCGGGGTGTTCCGGATGCTGCTGCGCGACCAGCTCCTCGGGGTCCTCGACCGGGTGCTCGCCGCCGGCGCGACGGCCCTGGACTCCGCGCACCGCTACGCCGACGTGGTCATCACCGGCTACACCCACCGCCGGCCGGCGCAGCCCACCACCATCGGGCACGCCCTCGCCGGCTACGCCGAGGCCCTCGCCGGTGAGGCCGTCGCCTACGCCGAGCTGATCGACCAGCTCAACACCTCGCCGCTGGGTTCCTGCGCCTTCGCGGGCACGGACCTGGACATCGCCCCCGCCCGGGTGGCGGAGCTGCTCGGCTTCGACGGCCTGGTCACCAACTCGTACGAGGCGGTGGCCGGCGCCGACCACCTCGTGCGGGTCGGCACCCTCAACGCCCAGGCCCTCGCGACCGGCGCCCGGCTGGCGCGCACCCTGATGGACTGGCTGAGCTGGCGCTGGGTGAGCACGCCCGGCGACTTCACCCAGGGCAGCAGCATCATGCCGCAGAAGCGCAACCCGGTGGTGCTGGAGCACCTCGTCTCGATGGCCGGCGCGACCGCCGCCGACGCCGCCAGCGTGCTCAACAACGTGGGCGCCGCCTGGTGGGAGGACTCCAACAACGCCACCACCGACGTGCAGGTGCGGCTCTGGGAGAGCAACGACCGCACCGACCGGTTCTTCGCCCTGCTCGGCGGCTTCCTCGCGGAGATCGAGCCGCTGGAGCCGCCATCGGCCGAGGAGATCGTCGCCTCCGGCGCCACCACCACCGCCGCGGCCGACGCGCTGACCCGGCACGGGGTGCCGTTCCGGGCCGCCCACTCGGTGGTCGGCCGGCTGGTCCGGGGTGGGGCCCCGGCCACCTGGACCGCGCAGGGCGTCCGGGCGGCGGCCGACGGGATCGCCGACGGACTGACCGACGCGGCGGTCGCCGACCTGATCGCCGCCGCCGTACGTCCCGAGCTGGTGCTCGACCGCGCCCAGGTCGACGGCCCCGGCGCGGACGCGGTGCGCGCCCAGGTGGCGGTGCTGCGCGGCACCTTCGACACCGTCGCCGCCCGGCTGGGCGGCGTGCGCGCCCGGCTGGCCGCCGCCGACGAGGCGCTGGACGCCGTGGCCGCGCAGGGGGCGGCCCGATGA